A stretch of DNA from Halobacillus litoralis:
CTTACATCGGAGTCTGTGATAAAGTCCCCCAATAGAAAACGGTTCTCTGTCAAATGGTCTTCAAGCTCATCGAGACGTGCAAAAAGTCGATCAAATGCCTGTTCATATGCCTCTTGTGATTGTGCGAAGCCACATTTGTAGACACCATTGTTGATGTCATGGAAAATGACGTCGCTCCAATGGTCGATATTTTCTCTCAAATGTTCAGGATAAAGGTCAGGAGCACCTTCTTTATGTAAGGGCGCCCAGGCTGTTTCGAAATCTGTAGTCAAGTTGAAATAATCATTGTTGACGGCTTTTTTCTCATCAATATCGACCATCACGGGTACAGTCGGCCGCCCGGTGTAGGATGCATCGGAATTGAAGTAGACTTCACTCACATATTGAATCCCCAGTTCAGGATCTTTGTGATTTTTATCTAAAGAAAATTCCCAATCCACACGGTCGATCTGCGGGCGAAGAGGGCTTGCGGCCCCAAGGCTGATGGAGGTATCGAGTCCTAGGATTTTCCGGACAATGACTGCACGGTGAGCCCATGGACAAGCGGGAGACCAAAGGAGGCGGTATTTGCCGGATTGTATGGGAAGTTCTTCACCAAACGGAGCGGTAAAGCGGTTCGTCTGCCGTTTGAAGGAACCGTCCTGTTCGATTTCTGCAGGTTTATTTTTAGAACTCATTCAACATCCCTCATTTTCAAGAAAATGACTTACCTTTTTTATCGCATGTTCTTATCCAAGGGTCAATAAAAAAGCATTGGCATTAAAAATTTATAAAAATATAGTGATCCGAACATCATTTCCTTTCGTAAGCTTTGTGAAACGTGAAAGATCTCCTTTGAAAAGATATACTAGAGAGACATGGCATAAGTAAAGGGGAATTTAGATGAGCAAACCCACGGACTATGAGCTATACGAACAAATCCGTAATAAAGACAAAGCAGCTCTCGAAACCCTCTACAACCGATATGAGAAATTATTATATTCTTTTGCTTATCGAATGATGAAGGATCAGCAAGCAGCAGAAGAAGTGATGCAGGATGTTTTCATCAAGTTGTGGAGAGGCAGAGGAGCCGGTCATTATGTGAAGGAGCGGCAAGTTTTCAAGCTGGCTGTTGACGATCACGCGAAATGCCTCCATCGACTTGATCAGAAAAAAGAAAGTCCAGGAAGTAGAGTGGGATCCTAGAGATTCGATGAATGAAGAAATGCCTGGTGTCGAAGAGGTCGTCACAAATAAAGAAGAGCGCGACCAATTGCGTAAAGCCATCGACACTTTACCTGATGAACAACAACGGATGATCTGCCTTTTTTATTTCCAAGGATTATCGCAACGGGAAATCGCTGAAAGATGTGACATTCCCCTTGGAACAGTCAAAGGACGGGTCCGGCTCGCATTGAAAAAATTGCGAGAGCATTTGGATGAGAAAGGGGGGACCACCGATGAATGACAAACAATGCGAGAATGTCCTTGATTACTTGAATGACCAGTTGACAGAAAAAGAGAAAAAAGAATTCGAAAACCATTTACGGGAGTGTCCCGACTGTCAGGAAGAAGTTAAGGAATTGGAAAACCTGATGGGAGATATCCCTGACTATATGAAAGAAACGACACCTCCGGCTGGTATGAGAGAACGTATCTTAGATGGTGTCTTCAATGATGAAGAAGAACATGAATCTGAAGCGGAAGAAAAACAGACACCGGTCCTCTCACCTAAAAAGCCGAACAAATGGAAGGTTTGGGCTGGTGCGCTGGCAGCAGGTCTTCTTTTGTCCGTAGGTGGAAATATATTCGCTGGCCTGCAGCTTCAACAGCTTTCTTCACAAAATGAAGATCTGGAGTCGAATCTTTCTGACCTTCAAGTGGCTTTATCCGAACTTGAAGATCGTGAAAATGAGGACGGTGATACGGTGACACCAACCAAGCGGACGCAGCTTGCATCAACAGGTGAAGCCGGATCCGGAGTTGCAACATTAGTTGATCGGAACATCGGTTCTGAATTGCTTGTCCAAGTGGAAGAACTGAGTCAACTCGAAGGGGATCAGGTCTATCAAGTATGGCTGATCCAAGGTGAAAATCCTGAACCAGCAGGTGCTTTTACGACAGATGGTGAAGGTAACGGTGCGGTGACTTTCCGAATTGGTGAAGAAAACCAGAAATCATGGGATGCCATAGCCATCACTAAAGAACCACAACCGAATAACCAGCTTCCTGAAGGAGAAGTTGTATTACAAGCGGAACTATAGGGAAGGTTTGAAGGGATTGGCTCATGGAGCCGATCTCTTTTTTGTATTAATTTTTTATTCAGGCACTCTCGCCCATAAATTCACTTGTAACTGAGAAACCGTCATAATTACGGTAGGTTCTTCTTTTACATCAATGGAAAAATGGAACCCGAATTGATCCCCATCTTGATCATTGAATGCAGAGAAGCCGGAAGGAGAAACCTCATAATCTACACCTTTATACATGGCTTCAGCTTCCGCTTTGAAATGAGAGGTGAAACCTTTGTTAGTCCGAGCATGTTCCAAACCAGAAACTAATGTCGCCCCATCCGCATCATAACTCCCGCTGGATTTGAAAATGATTTCGTATTCTGAACCATTACGCCTTACTTTTGTTACATAAATTTGATTATCACTATCCTCAAAGAGCACTCTTCCTTCGTTACTTTTTAAATCATCTACATTGATTTCTACCGTATACTTTCCCTCTATAGGGAAGGTCTTATGATAGTAATCATTCATGTTACTCGTGACATAGCTGATTCCTTTAGAATGCAGTTGGATCCCTTCTACGAAACGGGGGATCACCAGAATGCCGATGGCGATGATCATGATGAGAATATACAACGTATTTAACTGAAATATTCTTCTCATGGATTTTCCTCCTTATAAAACCGAATGGGAATCCAGCAAAGTAGAACGTTTCTTATCTCTTCTGTTAATCCTACCATAAAATGACATTTGTTTTATTTCAAGAAGCTGAGGCGCGTTATGCTTGGACTTATTCAAGTATTCTACTTGAAAATTTATATATTTCGACAGCCGTGTTCGACAATGATTGCCTCATCAGCCGGAGTATAATGTTGCCATATCAATGAAGGTGGTCATGGAGGTAAGAGAATGCTGCTAAAAAAACTTGTATTGGCTCTGGGGATCTTATTGTTGAGTTCCTGTTTGATGACAAATCCGGCAGATGCTGCTGAAAAGGAAGCCATCATTATTAACAAAAGCAATAATCAACTGGCATTTTATGAAAATGGGAAACTTCAGAAAGTCTTTCCAGTAGCAACAGGAAGAACGAGAAATTTGACGCCGGAAGGGAAATTTATGCTTGTAAATAAA
This window harbors:
- a CDS encoding glutathione S-transferase family protein, with the protein product MSSKNKPAEIEQDGSFKRQTNRFTAPFGEELPIQSGKYRLLWSPACPWAHRAVIVRKILGLDTSISLGAASPLRPQIDRVDWEFSLDKNHKDPELGIQYVSEVYFNSDASYTGRPTVPVMVDIDEKKAVNNDYFNLTTDFETAWAPLHKEGAPDLYPEHLRENIDHWSDVIFHDINNGVYKCGFAQSQEAYEQAFDRLFARLDELEDHLTENRFLLGDFITDSDVRLYTTLARFDVAYYNGFKTNRNLIREFPNLWGYARDLYQTEGFGDTTDFQAIKQHYHLSITINPERTEEKILPKGPDLSVWNTPHHRKQLSGTTEKFNYKRSTT
- a CDS encoding RNA polymerase sigma factor; protein product: MSKPTDYELYEQIRNKDKAALETLYNRYEKLLYSFAYRMMKDQQAAEEVMQDVFIKLWRGRGAGHYVKERQVFKLAVDDHAKCLHRLDQKKESPGSRVGS
- a CDS encoding RNA polymerase sigma factor, with translation MIRKKKVQEVEWDPRDSMNEEMPGVEEVVTNKEERDQLRKAIDTLPDEQQRMICLFYFQGLSQREIAERCDIPLGTVKGRVRLALKKLREHLDEKGGTTDE
- a CDS encoding anti-sigma factor: MNDKQCENVLDYLNDQLTEKEKKEFENHLRECPDCQEEVKELENLMGDIPDYMKETTPPAGMRERILDGVFNDEEEHESEAEEKQTPVLSPKKPNKWKVWAGALAAGLLLSVGGNIFAGLQLQQLSSQNEDLESNLSDLQVALSELEDRENEDGDTVTPTKRTQLASTGEAGSGVATLVDRNIGSELLVQVEELSQLEGDQVYQVWLIQGENPEPAGAFTTDGEGNGAVTFRIGEENQKSWDAIAITKEPQPNNQLPEGEVVLQAEL